Within the Fusarium keratoplasticum isolate Fu6.1 chromosome 1, whole genome shotgun sequence genome, the region GCCCTGCTCCATGGTGCGAGCGCAGTCATGGCCGAACTGAGCAAAGTCAGCCGACAGGATGGAGGGCgcgatgatggtcttgggagCCATTGTTGAGGGCGTCTACGGTCAGCTGGCGAGAGGGAGACGGAGGTATGATGGTGGAGAGAGAATAAGAGGTGACTTCATGGTCAGAGACTGTTTGGGGGGTCCCGTCTTGGTGGGGTTTCTTACCCTTTCGCCAGTGACGTTGTTGGCGGGGTCGTCTCTTCAGGTCCCAGGAACCCATTGGCGTTGCTCTCTTTGGCCCAGGGACCTTTGGTGGGGCCTTCAAACAGTCTTGCCAGCAAGAGGCCTGCTCAATCTCTCCAGGCTGGCTCGGCGCAAGGGATAAACTGGAACAATTAACGATAGGGCCGAACAGGGGTGAGTAGCGGATAAGAAATGGTGTCATGATTCTGGTGTAAGTGCTGGTTCGACGTACAAGATGTGGGCATGCCTTGCCATGGATCAGGAGATAAAAGAGGTAGAAGCAACCCACCAGACCGACATCTTTGAGCTCTACACTAGATGCTTCATATCATCGAGGGCATGTCCTTACCTCTCTGAGCCGAAGTTATGATCCTTTGCTGTGTTAGTTATTCGACCTCGTTCAGCAGATGCCAACCCAAAGGATATCAAAACGTAACCCAAGTCCATGTGTCTTCAACGTAAATCTATTCGTAATTAAAGGCGGCCTTGCGGCAACCGTATAGTCTCTTCGGTATACATGACTGGCTCTGTAAACTCGATGTTGTAAAGAAGAAGCTCACTCtctcgtcgccgtcgatAGTATTACCCCTTCCTTTCGTTAAACATGTTCCCTCTCTTCAAACAACTCCCACCGCCCATCCCAAGCAATATCCGTCCGATCTCTATAGGATGCTTGTCCCTCACAGAGCGagagccatcatgacagcACCCAGCACTCCGGCCGCTGTTCCGCGCGAAGCACCGTTGCCGCTATCAGCGGAGCTGGTCTCGGCGGCACCGCTACCGCTGGTCTCTGTCGAGGTACCGGTCTCGGTCGTAGCCGCAGCAGTACCGCTGGCGGTGCCGCTGGTGGCGGTGTTGCTACCACTGGCGCTCGCGGCGCTCGCGCTCGTATTCGCACTCTCCTTGGCCGAGTCCTTGCAAACCACCTCGTCGGGGACCTCAACGCCCGAGGTGGAGCAAATCTTCTTCGCGTAGTCGACCGCagcctccttgcccttgtcgtcGCACTCGTCCTCGAGGCAGCACGCGATGCCGTCGAGGAAGCTCTCGTTGCTGCAGATGCACTTGAAGTCGAACTGGCCACATCCGGCGATGCCCTTGCCCGTGGTGTACTTGTCGACACAGGGTTGCTATACACAAAAATTAGTAAATTAAAGGATACACGGCTTGCAATGGCGACTTTTCACGCGACGAGCGGTGAGAT harbors:
- a CDS encoding CFEM domain-containing protein, giving the protein MKSTLFIAALFAGLASAQQDKLPTCAQPCVDKYTTGKGIAGCGQFDFKCICSNESFLDGIACCLEDECDDKGKEAAVDYAKKICSTSGVEVPDEVVCKDSAKESANTSASAASASGSNTATSGTASGTAAATTETGTSTETSGSGAAETSSADSGNGASRGTAAGVLGAVMMALAL